CCGGTCCGCAACCGCCCGTCAGTCTTCGAGACTGCGCGCAGCCCCGATCAGCGCCGGCCACGGCGCATCGATCACAAAGGTCGGAACCTCCGCGAGGTAGGCGCTGAAGCGGCCCTTGTGCTCAAACCGCGCGCGAAACGGCGAGGCATCGAAAAACGCGCCGAGTCTGGGCACGATGCCGCCGCCAATGTAGAGACCGCCCCGCGCGCCCAGAATCAGCGCAATGTCGGCAGCGACCGTGCCGAGCAGCGCACAGAAGTCGTTCACCACGGTGACGCAGTGTTCGCACTCACCGCTCAGCGCCCGGCGGGAGATCTCGCCCGGGTCCAGCGCCTCGGCCACCCTCCCGCTCAGGGCCGCGTTCGCCTCATGGAGCGCAACCAGCCCCGCCCCGGAGATCAGACGTTCGGCCGAAACATGTGAATAGCGGCGTGCAAGCAGCCCGATCAGTTCAGCCTCATGTGCGGTGCTGGCCGCAAGGGTGACATGCCCGCCTTCGCCCTCGAGCGGAATCCAGCCCTTTCCGTTGGGCAGCAAGCCCGACACCCCCAGGCCGGTGCCGGGGCCGACGACGCCGATCGCCCGCCCCTTTGCCGCCCGACCACCGCCGACCTGTCGCAGCTCATG
This genomic interval from Parazoarcus communis contains the following:
- a CDS encoding glucokinase; this encodes MPTSHPDSFPRMVGDIGGTNARFALIHGPACLPQQVETFRCADFAGPREVIARYLKDCGSVQPVWAAIGIATPIDGDQIRMTNHDWAFSIEALRRDLGLARLCFLNDFTALALSIPALAPHELRQVGGGRAAKGRAIGVVGPGTGLGVSGLLPNGKGWIPLEGEGGHVTLAASTAHEAELIGLLARRYSHVSAERLISGAGLVALHEANAALSGRVAEALDPGEISRRALSGECEHCVTVVNDFCALLGTVAADIALILGARGGLYIGGGIVPRLGAFFDASPFRARFEHKGRFSAYLAEVPTFVIDAPWPALIGAARSLED